A part of Ascochyta rabiei chromosome 3, complete sequence genomic DNA contains:
- a CDS encoding nuclear mRNA export, poly(A)+RNA binding protein, which produces MSAPRGQGRGRGRGRGRGRGDYYTPSDRQNQNQSQPQQQAEPDRAAATLNTVDLLKGFLARRYDASTKLLNFSTIATDEEVAKSGMFRQESTQKKFFPALMVICDEMLETREAKEAAIESVTLCGNNITNLNVVFDLCKTLNHIKNLDLSGNAFHSVNALKPWKGRFKKLEHLIIDPFSSIGWEDELTAWFPKLRILNGSQVRADNTAPGDASMITDAPMAPTPQPMAGAPSPTPTLPAPALDQQKEEMVAYVQQATNLKRDYAIQCLEAGGWDLNRAGELFTQSQPTLPPDAYN; this is translated from the coding sequence ATGTCTGCACCACGAGGACAAGGGCGCGGACGAGGTCGTGGCCGAGGTCGAGGCCGAGGAGACTACTACACTCCCAGCGATCGCCAAAATCAGAACCAGAGCCAGCCTCAACAGCAAGCCGAGCCAGATCGTGCAGCAGCAACTCTTAACACTGTCGATCTTCTCAAAGGCTTCCTAGCACGGCGCTACGATGCTTCTACCAAACTGCTCAATTTCTCAACTATCGCGACTGACGAAGAAGTTGCAAAAAGCGGCATGTTCCGACAAGAATCAACGCAAAAGAAATTCTTCCCAGCACTCATGGTAATCTGTGATGAGATGCTTGAAACGCGGGAGGCCAAGGAAGCCGCCATCGAAAGCGTCACACTCTGCGGCAACAACATCACCAATCTTAACGTAGTGTTCGATCTCTGTAAAACTCTGAATCACATCAAAAATCTCGACTTAAGCGGCAACGCCTTCCACTCGGTTAACGCCCTGAAACCCTGGAAAGGCCGTTTCAAGAAGCTCGAGCACCTGATTATCGATCCCTTCAGCAGCATAGGATGGGAAGATGAGCTCACAGCTTGGTTCCCCAAACTTCGAATCCTGAATGGCAGCCAGGTCCGTGCCGATAACACTGCACCGGGCGACGCAAGTATGATTACGGATGCACCCATGGCCCCAACACCACAACCAATGGCCGGCGCGCcatcaccaacaccaacgtTACCAGCACCGGCACTCGACCAACAAAAGGAGGAGATGGTCGCGTATGTTCAGCAAGCAACGAACCTCAAGCGCGACTACGCAATTCAGTGTCTGGAGGCTGGAGGATGGGATCTGAATCGTGCTGGAGAGCTGTTCACGCAAAGCCAACCCACCTTGCCACCCGATGCATACAACTAG
- a CDS encoding ER-derived vesicles protein erv46, with translation MPPKSAFTRLDAFTKTVEDARIRTTSGGIVTIASLLVIFWLTWGEWADYRRVIVRPELVVDKGRGERMEISLNITFPRMPCELLTLDIMDVSGELQMGVAHGIDKVRLSPEKEGSKDIEAKALDLHKDEASHLAPDYCGECYGAPAPANAHRSGCCNTCDEVRDAYASVSWSFGRGEGVEQCEREHYAEHLDAQRQEGCRLEGSIKVNKVIGNFHIAPGKSFSNGNLHVHDLENYFKDEYAHTFTHTIHHLRFGPQLSDVIVQNMAKNHLATGPGGWTNHHINPLDGTEQHTEEKAFNYMYFVKVVSTAYLPLGWEKEAARPSSEDIGAIIEGNYKGSIETHQYSVTSHKRNLQGGTDEQEGHKERIHARGGIPGVFFSYDISPMKVINREVRDKSFSGFLVGLCAVIGGTLTVAAAVDRALYEGVNKIKKIHSQ, from the exons ATGCCTCCCAAATCCGCTTTCACGCGCCTCGACGCCTTCACCAAGACTGTCGAAGATGCACGCATCCGTACAACGTCTGGAGGAATCGTCACCATTGCGAGCTTACTGGTTATTTTCTGGCTGACATGGGGCGAGTGGGCAGACTACAGGCGAGTGATAGTCCGCCCTGAGTTAGTTGTCGACAAAGGCCGAGGCGAGCGCATGGAGATCAGCTTGAATATCACATTCCCGCGCATGCCCTGTGAACTGTTGACTCTCGACATTATGGACGTGTCGGGAGAGCTGCAGATGGGTGTCGCCCATGGCATCGACAAGGTGCGGCTGAGCCCCGAGAAGGAGGGCAGTAAGGATATCGAGGCCAAGGCGCTGGATTT GCACAAAGATGAGGCCTCTCACCTTGCACCCGACTACTGCGGCGAATGCTACGGTGCTCCCGCCCCCGCCAACGCACATAGATCGGGCTGCTGTAATACTTGCGACGAGGTCCGTGACGCTTACGCTTCGGTGTCCTGGTCTTTTGGTCGCGGCGAGGGTGTTGAGCAGTGCGAGCGCGAACACTACGCCGAACATCTCGATGCCCAGCGTCAAGAGGGGTGCCGCCTCGAGGGCAGCATCAAGGTCAACAAGGTCATCGGCAACTTCCACATTGCTCCTGGAAAGTCATTCTCCAATGGCAACCTGCACGTACACGATCTCGAGAACTACTTCAAGGATGAATACGCCCACACCTTCACCCATACGATCCACCACCTTCGGTTCGGTCCCCAACTGAGCGATGTTATTGTGCAGAACATGGCGAAGAACCACCTTGCGACTGGCCCCGGTGGCTGGACAAACCACCACATTAACCCCCTGGATGGTACAGAACAGCACACGGAAGAAAAGGCCTTCAACTACATGTATTTCGTCAAGGTTGTCTCAACCGCCTATCTGCCGCTTGGTTGGGAAAAGGAGGCTGCTCGCCCCAGCAGCGAAGACATCGGCGCCATCATTGAAGGCAACTACAAGGGAAGCATCGAGACACACCAGTACTCTGTCACTAGCCACAAGAGGAACCTTCAAGGTGGCACCGATGAGCAGGAAGGCCATAAGGAGCGCATTCACGCGCGTGGTGGTATCCCTGGTGTATTCTTCTCATAC GACATATCGCCCATGAAGGTCATTAACCGCGAAGTACGCGACAAATCCTTCTCTGGCTTCCTCGTTGGCTTGTGCGCTGTCATTGGCGGTACACTCACAGTCGCTGCGGCGGTCGACCGTGCGCTCTACGAAGGCGTCAACAAGATCAAGAAGATACATTCCCAGTAG
- a CDS encoding 8-oxo-dGTP diphosphatase, protein MLEVCSAVESDCQSVEPGCRRHSSLIDYLGTPRARPEPQAPNTQSHEVDSMARAKQSLCHNGALPNLEPLARLRAYTPPPTQYCNCPLSRRAAVLILLFPGRHGELKVVLTMRSASLRNYAGQAALPGGKADSLSETPWETARREAYEEIGLPLDNEKLKGFNLEHLCELPANLARTELGVRPCVAYLSPTSAPPDSSATSSSAADSEVEDRLIPRLDPKEVAAVFTAPFHAFLRKDWSGPGPAPVQKNGKPEKWYRGSWTDWHESRWRMHNFYVPKPPPASQEMRRNAEKSSPPPQASSEHGSGLPEGDDPRPEPSALDDLTTFRVFGMTARIMVDAARVAYGEEPEFEHNSHFGDEDMIGRLLKMGRLSQVRKKGEVLTKDVLKHASKM, encoded by the exons ATGCTCGAAGTGTGTTCAGCTGTGGAGTCCGACTGCCAGTCTGTCGAGCCTGGCTGTCGACGTCACAGCTCGCTTATCGATTACCTCGGAACCCCTCGTGCGCGCCCTGAGCCCCAGGCGCCGAACACACAATCTCATGAGGTCGACAGCATGGCTCGCGCAAAGCAGAGCCTTTGCCACAATGGCGCTCTCCCCAACCTCGAGC CCCTCGCCCGCTTGCGCGCATACACTCCCCCGCCCACGCAGTACTGTAACTGCCCCTTGTCTCGGCGCGCTGCCGTCCTGATCCTCCTGTTCCCCGGCCGCCATGGCGAGCTCAAGGTCGTGCTTACCATGCGGAGTGCTTCGTTGAGGAACTACGCAGGCCAAGCCGCCCTTCCTGGCGGAAAGGCAGACTCGCTCTCAGAGACACCGTGGGAGACTGCACGGAGAGAGGCGTACGAAGAGATTGGACTACCATTGGACAACGAGAAGCTCAAGGGCTTCAACCTCGAGCATCTCTGCGAACTGCCGGCGAATCTGGCCAGGACAGAACTCGGCGTGCGGCCATGCGTGGCATACCTGTCCCCCACTTCTGCGCCCCCAGACAGCAGCGCCACGTCTTCCAGCGCTGCCGACAGCGAAGTCGAAGACCGCTTGATCCCCCGTCTCGATCCCAAGGAGGTAGCCGCCGTCTTCACCGCCCCTTTCCACGCTTTCCTGCGCAAAGACTGGTCAGGCCCGGGCCCAGCGCCCGTCCAGAAGAACGGTAAGCCCGAGAAGTGGTACAGAGGCAGCTGGACAGACTGGCACGAGTCGCGCTGGCGCATGCACAACTTCTACGTCCCTAAGCCCCCTCCTGCATCCCAGGAGATGCGGAGAAACGCCGAGAAGTCGTCACCGCCACCGCAAGCTTCCTCGGAGCACGGGAGCGGACTGCCCGAAGGCGACGACCCGCGCCCTGAGCCGAGTGCGCTGGACGATTTAACCACATTCAGGGTGTTTGGCATGACGGCGCGAATCATGGTCGATGCCGCGCGGGTCGCGTACGGAGAGGAACCTGAGTTTGAGCACAACAGCCACTTTGGGGACGAGGACATGATTGGGCGACTGCTGAAGATGGGGAGGCTGAGTCAGGTGCGGAAGAAGGGGGAGGTGTTGACCAAGGATGTGCTGAAGCATGCTAGTAAGATGTGA
- a CDS encoding translation initiation factor eIF4A: MADKGLEDVPEGQIESNYDETTDSFDNMNLKAELLRGVYAYGFERPSAIQQRAIMPVIKGHDVIAQAQSGTGKTATFSISTLQKIDSSVKACQALILAPTRELAQQIQKVVIAIGDFMDIQCHACIGGTSVRDDMKALQDGPQVVVGTPGRVQDMIQRRVLKTDHMKMFVLDEADEMLSRGFTEQIYDIFQLLPQSTQVVLLSATMPQDVLEVTTKFMRDPVRILVKKDELTLEGIKQFYIAVEKEDWKLDTLSDLYETVTITQAVIFCNTRRKVDWLTDKLTARDFTVSAMHGDMDQAQRDVIMKEFRSGSSRVLIATDLLARGIDVQQVSLVINYDLPANRENYIHRIGRGGRFGRKGVAINFVTADDVRMMREIEQFYSTQIEEMPMNVADLI, encoded by the exons ATGGCTGACAAGGGTCTTGAGGACGTGCCTGAGG GCCAGATCGAGTCCAACTACGATGAGACCACGGACTCGTTCGACAACATGAACCTGAAGGCTGAGCTCCTCCGTGGTGTCTACGCCTACGGTTTCGAGCGCCCTTCTGCTATCCAGCAGCGCGCCATCATGCCCGTCATCAAGG GCCACGATGTCATTGCGCAGGCTCAGTCCGGTACGGGTAAAACCGCTACCTTCTCCATCTCCACTCTCCAGAAGATCGACTCCTCGGTCAAGGCTTGCCAGGCCCTCATCCTCGCCCCCACCCGCGAGTTGGCCCAGCAGATCCAGAAGGTCGTCATCGCCATCGGTGACTTCATGGACATCCAGTGCCACGCCTGCATCGGCGGTACCTCTGTCCGTGACGACATGAAGGCCCTCCAGGACGGCCCCCAGGTCGTCGTCGGCACACCCGGCCGTGTCCAGGACATGATCCAGCGTCGTGTCCTCAAGACCGACCACATGAAGATGTTCGTCCTCGACGAGGCCGACGAGATGCTGTCCCGCGGTTTCACCGAGCAGATCTACGACATCTTCCAGCTCCTCCCCCAGTCCACCCAGGTCGTTCTCCTGTCCGCCACCATGCCCCAGGACGTCCTCGAGGTCACCACCAAGTTCATGCGCGACCCCGTCCGCATCCTCGTCAAGAAGGACGAGCTGACCCTCGAAGGTATCAAGCAGTTCTACATTGCCGTTGAGAAGGAGGACTGGAAGCTCGACACCCTCTCCGACCTGTACGAGACCGTCACCATCACCCAGGCCGTCATCTTCTGCAACACCCGCAGGAAGGTCGACTGGCTCACCGACAAGCTTACTGCCCGTGACTTCACCGTCTCGGCCATGCACGGCGACATGGACCAGGCTCAGCGTGACGTGATTATGAAGGAGTTCCGTTCCGGATCTTCCCGTGTCCTCATCGCCACCGACCTCCTCGCCCGTGGTATCGACGTCCAGCAGGTTTCCCTCGTCATCAACTACGACCTGCCCGCCAACCGCGAGAACTACATCCACCGCATCGGTCGTGGTGGACGTTTCGGACGAAAGGGTGTTGCCATCAACTTCGTCACCGCTGACGATGTCCGCATGATGCGCGAGATTGAGCAGTTCTACAGCACACAGATCGAGGAGATGCCCATGAACGTGGCTG ACCTCATCTAA